The following coding sequences lie in one Thermomicrobium sp. 4228-Ro genomic window:
- a CDS encoding polyprenyl synthetase family protein yields MDFATVLDRMRPDLQRVEDRLLAETALEFPLVSEILQALVRAGGKRLRPFLLLLAAKPFRYDIERLVPAAAGIELLHTASLIHDDSIDGASLRRGQPTLNVLFEPSVVIMVGDYMFARSAMLAASTMNPRVLAVFARCLGSICDGQLREIFAARRADVSFDDYQRRIYGKTASLFAASAEIGAILADATDEQIELLGEFGGAIGMAFQIVDDILDLQGNAAEIGKPAGQDLRQGTITLPTMLFLQNGKATSEQRDFVLEVIQHGTPDESAIATAVALIRESGAIDEAFEYARRYVEEAKLLLSQLPPSDGRDMLAALADHALVRRT; encoded by the coding sequence TTGGATTTCGCGACCGTTCTCGACCGAATGCGACCGGACCTCCAGCGAGTCGAGGATCGCCTGCTCGCTGAAACAGCGCTGGAATTTCCACTCGTGAGCGAAATTCTCCAAGCGCTGGTTCGTGCGGGTGGTAAGCGGCTTCGTCCGTTTCTCTTGTTGCTTGCAGCCAAGCCGTTTCGCTACGACATCGAGCGCCTCGTTCCAGCGGCAGCCGGCATCGAACTGCTTCACACGGCATCGCTCATTCATGATGATTCGATCGACGGAGCATCGCTGCGGCGTGGCCAGCCGACGCTGAACGTGCTGTTCGAGCCGTCGGTCGTCATCATGGTCGGTGACTATATGTTCGCCCGATCGGCGATGCTCGCTGCTTCGACGATGAATCCGCGTGTTTTGGCTGTATTCGCCCGGTGTCTGGGTAGTATCTGCGACGGCCAACTCCGCGAAATATTCGCAGCGCGTCGCGCTGACGTGAGTTTCGATGACTATCAGCGCCGTATTTATGGTAAGACCGCCTCGCTCTTTGCCGCCTCAGCGGAAATCGGTGCGATTCTGGCCGATGCGACCGATGAGCAGATCGAACTGCTCGGCGAGTTCGGCGGCGCAATCGGAATGGCTTTTCAGATCGTCGACGACATTCTCGATTTACAGGGAAACGCAGCCGAGATCGGGAAACCAGCCGGTCAGGACCTACGCCAGGGAACGATCACGCTCCCGACGATGCTGTTCTTGCAGAACGGCAAGGCGACGAGCGAGCAGCGGGACTTCGTCCTCGAAGTGATTCAGCATGGGACCCCTGACGAGAGCGCGATCGCAACTGCAGTGGCCTTGATTCGAGAATCCGGCGCGATCGACGAGGCCTTCGAGTACGCGCGCCGCTATGTGGAGGAAGCCAAGCTCCTACTCTCGCAACTGCCGCCGTCCGACGGCCGCGATATGCTCGCCGCACTCGCCGACCATGCGCTCGTCCGGCGCACCTAG
- a CDS encoding putative glycoside hydrolase, protein MFPGNRPYRSRRRAFALSWKLSLAFIAVPLLLAALSLAYVHWLRDDRAEVLVVDRVTGAPVAGAAIETSFGTVQTNDEGQARLPREPSGPWRVAAPDYDAITFDPDLRAGRLRVLLRPNVIRGTVVRNGDGSPVAGVSVRAEVDGMTVVSARTDQQGTYVLRGVPEGATIVFEHEDYASVKVPLATDQTVVDAALKRDVLIGVLRDPQGQAVQGIVATSSGWAQAGPDGWYRLKGVAPGERLVVKAPGYRVVEATVPQSFEFDVTLEPLVVRAIYINAVVASRPEALEERLRLVDRTELNAVVIDLKDSTGHVYYDTKVSLAHEIGAVRPVLQPAELVERLKARGIYTIARIVVFEDPILAEAHPEWAIKDRTTGQAWRTWNGVAWVNAYRPEVWDYNIALAREAASFGFDEIQLDYIRFPTDGPLQKADYGVPHTAENRTAAIGEFLKRVHEALLPTQASLGADIFGLTVWELSDSGIGQHLETIVEHVDYVCSMLYPSHFWAGSLGFEIPSDHPYEVMLWSLENGLARVPAARNKFRPWLQDFSYGPGKPYGPAEVRAQIRAVYDAGLESWMLWNADNVYHEEALEPTTS, encoded by the coding sequence GTGTTTCCGGGGAATCGACCGTATCGGTCTCGTCGACGCGCGTTCGCGCTCTCCTGGAAACTGAGTCTGGCGTTCATCGCGGTTCCGCTCCTGCTCGCTGCACTGTCGTTGGCGTACGTTCACTGGTTGCGCGACGATCGAGCGGAAGTGTTGGTCGTCGATCGGGTCACTGGTGCGCCAGTGGCTGGTGCTGCGATCGAAACGAGTTTCGGTACGGTTCAGACGAATGACGAGGGTCAAGCGCGTCTTCCGCGTGAGCCATCGGGACCCTGGCGGGTTGCAGCGCCCGACTACGATGCGATCACCTTCGATCCTGACCTTCGGGCTGGTCGTTTACGGGTGCTCCTGCGGCCGAACGTGATCCGCGGTACCGTCGTACGGAACGGCGACGGCTCGCCGGTCGCAGGTGTGTCCGTCCGAGCCGAGGTCGATGGTATGACCGTCGTCTCCGCTCGAACTGACCAGCAGGGCACGTATGTGCTCCGCGGAGTGCCGGAGGGAGCGACCATCGTCTTCGAACACGAAGACTACGCTTCCGTGAAAGTTCCCCTGGCCACTGACCAGACAGTGGTTGATGCAGCCCTCAAGCGGGATGTGCTGATCGGTGTGCTGCGTGATCCGCAGGGGCAGGCCGTCCAGGGGATTGTCGCAACGTCGTCGGGGTGGGCCCAAGCTGGTCCTGACGGCTGGTACCGCCTCAAAGGTGTTGCGCCTGGGGAACGTCTGGTTGTCAAAGCTCCTGGTTATCGGGTCGTGGAAGCGACGGTGCCGCAGTCGTTCGAGTTCGATGTCACGCTCGAGCCGCTCGTCGTTCGGGCGATCTACATCAATGCTGTTGTCGCTTCTCGCCCGGAGGCACTGGAGGAGCGGCTGCGACTCGTGGATCGGACGGAGCTGAACGCTGTCGTGATCGACCTCAAAGACAGCACTGGTCATGTCTATTACGATACGAAGGTTTCGCTCGCTCACGAGATCGGTGCGGTTCGCCCAGTGCTGCAGCCGGCCGAATTGGTCGAGCGCTTGAAGGCACGCGGAATTTACACGATCGCGCGCATCGTGGTGTTCGAGGACCCGATCCTCGCGGAGGCGCATCCGGAATGGGCGATCAAGGACCGGACGACTGGTCAGGCCTGGCGGACCTGGAATGGTGTCGCTTGGGTAAACGCCTATCGGCCAGAGGTCTGGGACTACAACATCGCATTGGCGCGCGAGGCAGCCAGCTTCGGTTTCGATGAAATTCAACTCGATTACATTCGATTCCCGACGGATGGGCCATTGCAGAAGGCCGACTACGGTGTTCCGCATACGGCTGAAAATCGCACGGCTGCGATCGGTGAGTTTCTCAAGCGCGTACACGAGGCGCTACTTCCGACGCAGGCCTCTCTCGGTGCTGACATCTTCGGTCTCACCGTCTGGGAACTGAGCGACAGTGGCATCGGTCAGCATCTCGAAACGATCGTCGAGCATGTCGACTACGTGTGTTCCATGCTGTATCCGTCGCACTTCTGGGCCGGTTCGCTTGGATTCGAGATCCCGAGTGACCATCCGTACGAAGTCATGCTCTGGAGTCTCGAGAACGGGCTAGCACGTGTACCGGCAGCCAGGAACAAGTTCCGACCCTGGCTACAAGACTTTTCGTACGGACCTGGAAAGCCGTATGGCCCAGCCGAGGTGCGTGCGCAGATCCGCGCCGTGTATGACGCAGGTTTGGAATCTTGGATGTTATGGAACGCCGACAACGTCTACCATGAAGAGGCACTCGAACCGACGACGTCATGA
- a CDS encoding decaprenyl-phosphate phosphoribosyltransferase, giving the protein MQREWSSTLTTLSLLGRDLLVTARPRQWLKNTVVLAPLVFGRQLLNISSVIDAAFATLSFCLAGSAIYFFNDWCDAAADREHPLKCLRPIAAGRLGRRHVWSAIVLLLFGAIVFAWAAGGATPYVVSAYVGLMIGYTVRFKHVALLDIFVIATGFVLRVWAGATAVGVPLSPWLYICTVLLALFLAVAKRRHEVLLLEGVAANHRPALDEYSVPLLDALLHITATATIMTYSLYTFFAPSLPDDHSMMVTIPFVLYGIFRYLYLVYRRDLGGVPEQVLLDDRPLLLTIVVWGLLVLVLLYR; this is encoded by the coding sequence ATGCAACGCGAGTGGAGTAGCACACTGACGACACTGAGCCTCTTGGGGCGTGATCTTCTGGTCACTGCGCGACCGCGCCAGTGGTTGAAGAATACGGTCGTCTTGGCACCACTCGTCTTCGGTCGACAGCTCCTCAACATATCGTCCGTCATCGATGCGGCCTTCGCGACCTTGTCGTTCTGTCTGGCAGGGAGTGCCATCTATTTTTTCAATGACTGGTGCGATGCAGCAGCGGACCGAGAGCATCCCCTAAAATGCCTTCGTCCCATCGCCGCTGGGCGCTTGGGGCGCCGGCATGTCTGGAGCGCGATTGTTCTGCTCCTGTTCGGCGCCATCGTGTTCGCCTGGGCAGCGGGTGGTGCGACACCGTATGTCGTCAGCGCGTATGTCGGTTTGATGATCGGCTACACGGTTCGGTTCAAGCACGTCGCGCTCCTCGATATCTTCGTCATCGCTACCGGATTCGTTTTGCGAGTTTGGGCAGGAGCAACAGCGGTCGGCGTACCCTTGTCACCGTGGCTATACATCTGCACAGTGCTGTTGGCATTGTTTCTCGCCGTAGCCAAGCGACGGCACGAGGTTTTGTTGCTCGAGGGTGTCGCAGCGAATCACCGCCCGGCACTCGACGAGTATTCTGTGCCGTTACTCGATGCACTGCTGCACATCACGGCAACGGCGACGATCATGACGTACTCCCTGTACACGTTCTTCGCACCGAGCCTGCCAGACGATCATTCCATGATGGTCACGATTCCGTTCGTGCTCTACGGGATCTTTCGCTATCTGTATCTGGTGTACCGGCGGGATCTCGGTGGCGTACCGGAGCAAGTGCTGTTGGACGATCGACCGTTGCTCTTGACGATTGTCGTCTGGGGTCTCCTTGTCCTCGTTCTTCTCTACCGGTAA
- a CDS encoding Hsp20/alpha crystallin family protein, with amino-acid sequence MLIVRRGTRQQEQGLQQEAVEAFQAWYVSFSPLLRMAARPWRPPLEVYEDERGLVVRAELAGLREDDIHVVVNDSVLQISGVRRPREEGQRRTYHEMGIAYGPFEAEVRIPFPVDLDRVEAVYQQGFLEVTLPRVHASRTVPLRTTNS; translated from the coding sequence ATGCTGATCGTGCGACGCGGAACACGACAGCAAGAGCAGGGGCTTCAGCAGGAAGCTGTGGAAGCCTTCCAAGCCTGGTATGTCAGTTTTTCCCCGCTCCTGCGCATGGCTGCGCGTCCCTGGAGACCTCCTCTCGAGGTCTATGAAGACGAACGGGGGTTAGTCGTTCGAGCGGAACTGGCGGGTCTCCGGGAGGACGATATCCATGTCGTCGTCAACGATTCGGTACTCCAGATTTCTGGAGTACGTCGCCCCCGGGAGGAGGGACAGAGGCGGACGTACCACGAAATGGGTATTGCGTACGGGCCCTTCGAGGCGGAGGTGCGTATTCCTTTCCCGGTAGACCTCGATCGAGTCGAGGCGGTCTATCAGCAAGGTTTTCTCGAAGTCACCTTGCCGCGAGTCCATGCCTCACGGACGGTGCCGCTTCGGACGACGAACTCTTGA
- the lon gene encoding endopeptidase La produces MTDELRHISPEHEEHLETEEQTTQRDLKLLPVLPLRNTVVFPTTVVPLAAGQPRSLRLIDDVASGDRLLVLVLQKDPKKEGAGPQDVYQVGTIGSIQQMMRVPDGTVRLAVQGLRRVRIVEWVTEEPYLKALVEEIPEIVEDTIEVKALTRTALELFQRLVSLVSNLPEELVTAALNIDDPLHLVYLLASNLRMDPEERQALLELDSVRDKLLRLNAFMSRELDLLELGKKIQSEVQEEVARSQREFYLREQLKAIQRELGETSEQEAEINEFRAKIEQSGMPEEARREALRELERMSKLPPASAEYGVIRTYLDWLVSLPWNRSTEGEIDIARARQILDEDHYDLEKIKERILEYLAVRRLRKERGEENEPGREPILCFVGPPGVGKTSLAQSIARALGRAFTRMSLGGVRDEAEIRGHRRTYIGAMPGRIIQAIRRAGTNDPVFVLDEIDKVGTDWRGDPASALLEVLDPEQNSTFRDHYLDVPFDLSKVMFIATANVLDTIPPALRDRMEILVLSGYTDEEKLQIARRYLIPKQFRRHALNPEEFVFTDEAILEIIQHYTREAGVRNLEREIGAVARKLATRLAEGQDVPREITIDVVHEFLGKRRYYYEELSERTSQPGVAIGVAVTPFGGDIMFIEATRMPGRGNLIITGQLGDVMRESAQAALSIVRSRAEQFGIERDFMKDSDIHIHVPSGAIPKDGPSAGVTLVTALVSLLTGIPARDDVAMTGEITLRGQVLPVGGIKEKALAAQRAGVKTFVLPKRNEMDLEELPATLRENMRFVLVETIDDVLRAAMPEEFHRWVAEARARREREEQAGGQEAVESIAALG; encoded by the coding sequence ATGACTGACGAACTACGGCATATTTCACCGGAGCACGAAGAACACCTGGAAACCGAGGAGCAGACGACGCAGCGGGATCTCAAGCTCTTGCCGGTTCTCCCGCTCCGCAACACCGTCGTCTTTCCGACGACGGTCGTGCCGCTCGCTGCGGGACAACCGCGTTCGCTTCGCTTGATCGACGATGTCGCGTCGGGCGACCGACTCTTGGTACTCGTGCTCCAGAAAGATCCGAAGAAGGAGGGTGCTGGCCCGCAGGACGTGTACCAGGTCGGCACGATCGGCAGCATCCAGCAGATGATGCGGGTGCCGGATGGGACAGTGCGCTTGGCCGTACAGGGACTTCGGCGTGTCCGGATCGTCGAGTGGGTGACCGAGGAACCGTACCTGAAGGCGCTCGTCGAGGAAATTCCGGAGATCGTCGAGGACACGATCGAAGTCAAGGCACTGACGCGCACTGCCCTGGAGCTGTTCCAGCGCTTGGTCTCGCTCGTTTCGAACCTGCCGGAAGAACTGGTGACCGCAGCGCTCAACATCGATGATCCGCTGCATCTGGTGTATCTCCTGGCATCGAACTTGCGGATGGATCCGGAGGAACGGCAGGCACTGCTGGAGCTGGACAGCGTTCGGGACAAGCTCCTGCGGCTCAATGCCTTCATGAGCCGCGAGCTCGATCTTCTCGAGCTGGGTAAGAAGATCCAGAGCGAGGTGCAGGAAGAAGTCGCGCGATCCCAGCGCGAGTTCTACCTGCGCGAGCAGCTCAAAGCGATCCAGCGCGAGCTCGGTGAGACGAGTGAGCAAGAGGCGGAGATCAACGAGTTCCGGGCGAAGATCGAACAATCGGGTATGCCGGAGGAAGCGCGTCGCGAAGCGTTGCGCGAGCTCGAACGGATGAGCAAGCTTCCGCCGGCCTCTGCCGAATACGGTGTCATTCGAACTTACCTCGACTGGCTCGTCTCGCTGCCGTGGAACCGGAGTACGGAGGGCGAGATCGATATCGCCCGTGCTCGCCAGATCTTGGACGAGGATCATTACGATCTCGAGAAGATCAAGGAGCGCATTCTCGAGTACTTGGCCGTCCGGCGGCTTCGCAAGGAGCGCGGTGAAGAGAACGAACCGGGTCGTGAACCGATTCTCTGCTTCGTCGGTCCGCCGGGAGTGGGGAAGACGAGCCTCGCCCAGTCGATTGCGCGGGCCCTCGGTCGGGCGTTCACCCGTATGTCGCTCGGTGGTGTGCGCGACGAGGCGGAGATCCGCGGTCACCGGCGGACGTACATCGGCGCCATGCCTGGCCGCATCATCCAGGCCATCCGTCGTGCTGGGACGAACGATCCGGTCTTCGTCCTGGACGAGATCGACAAGGTCGGTACCGATTGGCGAGGCGACCCGGCATCGGCCCTGCTCGAGGTCCTCGATCCAGAGCAGAACAGCACGTTCCGCGATCACTATTTGGACGTGCCGTTCGATCTCTCGAAGGTGATGTTCATCGCGACGGCGAACGTGCTGGATACCATCCCACCGGCGCTCCGCGACCGGATGGAGATCCTCGTGCTCTCCGGCTACACCGATGAAGAGAAGCTCCAGATCGCGCGGCGCTACCTGATTCCGAAGCAGTTCCGTCGACACGCGTTGAACCCGGAGGAATTCGTGTTCACCGACGAGGCGATTCTGGAGATCATCCAGCACTACACGCGCGAGGCTGGGGTCCGGAACCTGGAGCGGGAGATCGGTGCTGTGGCCCGAAAGCTCGCGACACGGCTGGCGGAGGGACAGGACGTACCGCGTGAGATCACGATCGATGTCGTCCACGAGTTCCTCGGCAAGCGGCGTTACTACTACGAAGAGCTTTCGGAGCGGACATCGCAACCGGGTGTAGCGATCGGTGTTGCGGTGACACCGTTCGGTGGCGACATCATGTTCATCGAGGCGACGCGGATGCCAGGGCGGGGCAACCTCATCATTACCGGTCAACTCGGTGATGTGATGCGGGAGTCGGCGCAGGCAGCGCTGAGCATCGTGCGGTCACGCGCCGAGCAGTTCGGGATCGAGCGGGATTTCATGAAGGATTCGGACATCCATATTCACGTGCCGTCAGGGGCAATCCCGAAGGATGGCCCGTCGGCAGGTGTCACGTTGGTGACTGCGCTCGTCTCGCTCTTGACCGGTATTCCGGCACGTGACGATGTCGCGATGACCGGTGAGATTACGCTCCGCGGGCAGGTTCTGCCGGTGGGTGGCATCAAGGAGAAGGCGTTAGCGGCCCAGCGGGCTGGTGTGAAGACGTTCGTGCTGCCGAAGCGGAACGAAATGGACCTCGAGGAGTTGCCAGCGACGTTGCGCGAGAATATGCGCTTCGTACTGGTTGAAACCATCGACGACGTCCTGCGTGCGGCAATGCCGGAAGAATTCCACCGCTGGGTTGCGGAAGCTCGCGCGCGGCGTGAGCGTGAAGAGCAGGCGGGCGGCCAGGAGGCGGTCGAATCGATAGCGGCCCTCGGGTGA
- a CDS encoding gamma-glutamyl-gamma-aminobutyrate hydrolase family protein produces the protein MEKPTIGITPDVTVADTHVGPTERLQLNLDYASAVSAAGGIPVVLPPNLEPADALALVDGLLLTGGGDIDPALYGAPAVHPETYGIAPARDAFEIRLVQHAIARDLPILAICRGIQLLNVALGGTLIQHIPDAISNSLNHRQHELGIPVNEPAHPVTLIPDTLLARILGTTSLMVNSYHHQALDRPAPGLVITAYAPDGVIEAAELPSATFVVAVQWHPERLYRQHPLHYALFAALVDAARHFRTRHRTPLPQR, from the coding sequence ATGGAGAAGCCAACGATCGGTATCACCCCCGATGTCACGGTTGCTGACACCCATGTCGGGCCGACCGAGCGCCTCCAGCTCAACCTCGACTATGCGTCCGCGGTTTCCGCAGCCGGCGGCATACCCGTTGTCTTGCCACCGAATCTCGAACCAGCCGACGCGCTCGCCCTCGTCGACGGCTTACTCCTTACCGGTGGTGGCGACATCGATCCAGCGCTCTACGGAGCACCAGCCGTTCACCCGGAAACGTACGGCATTGCTCCCGCTCGCGATGCTTTCGAAATCAGGCTCGTCCAGCACGCGATCGCTCGCGATCTCCCGATTCTCGCCATTTGCCGCGGCATTCAACTGCTCAACGTCGCGCTCGGGGGTACGCTCATCCAGCACATCCCCGATGCGATTTCCAACTCCCTCAACCATCGCCAGCACGAACTCGGAATCCCGGTCAACGAACCAGCACACCCGGTCACTCTTATCCCGGACACGCTGCTGGCACGCATCCTCGGCACCACCTCGCTCATGGTCAATTCCTATCACCACCAGGCTCTCGATCGCCCAGCCCCGGGACTCGTCATCACCGCCTACGCTCCTGACGGTGTCATCGAAGCCGCCGAGCTGCCATCTGCCACGTTCGTTGTTGCCGTCCAGTGGCACCCGGAGCGGCTCTACCGCCAGCATCCACTTCATTACGCCCTCTTCGCTGCGCTCGTCGACGCTGCCCGCCACTTCCGCACACGTCACCGAACACCGCTCCCACAACGATGA